The genomic interval TGGCGATCGACTTGATGTCGGCCGAGAGGGCGTTCGTGAGGTTGTTCGTCTTGATGACGAGCCCCCGCGACTCGATGATCTCGCGCTTGATCTCGCGCAGCTCCTCGTCGGTCTCGTGCAACATCGGCGAGGGCCCCATAGCACAGGGCGGGGCGCAGATCCTCGCGCCGGGGCTTTTTCGCGTTTGCGGGCGCTCGCGCAAAGTGCTACGTCCCGCCCCCGCATGGCATCCACCACCGATATCCGCAAAGGCCTCAAGATTCAGATCGACGGAGTGCCTTACCACATCGTCGATCACCAGTTCGTCAAGCCGGGCAAGGGCCAGTCCTTCACGCGCTGCCGCGTCCGAAACCTCACGAACGGCAACGTGGTCGAGCGTACCTGGAAGAGCGGTGATTCGGTGGAGCTCGCCGACGTCGAGGACCGCACGATGACGTACTCGTGGTCCGAGGGCGAGAGCTTCGTCTTCATGGACCCGAACACCGGCGACCAGATCTACCTCGAGAAGAACAAGGTCGGCGACGAGCAGCGCTTCCTCTCGGAGGGCCTCGAGGTCGAGGTGACGCTCTTCAACGGCAACCCCATCGGCATCGACATGCCCCCGAACGTGGTCATGCAGGTCGTGAGCTCGGAGCCGGGCGTCAAGGGCGACACGGCCAGCGGCGCGACCAAGCCCGCCACGCTCGCGACGGGCACCACGGTCAACGTCCCGCTCTTCATCAAAGAGGGCGAGTGGATCAAGGTCGACACGTCGACCGGACAGTACCTCGAGCGCGTCAACAAGTAGTAGGCGCCTCCCATCGAGATCTTCGGCAACAAGACCGGCCTCTCGCCGGCCCACGTCCGCGCTCTCGAGCGCATCGGGCGTCGTCGCGTACCCGCAGATACGCTGGCGACGCCCGAGCTCGTTCGGGCCATGACGGACGTCTCGTTCGAGACGGGGCGCCAGGTGGGGGCCCTCGTGCATCGCTCGGGCACGATCGACACGGTGGTGGTGGGTGACGCGGGTCGCCTCATGCTCCCCGACATCGGGCGCCTCCGCGCGGCCCAAGGGCGCTTCCGCGGTGTGCGGCTCGTGCACACCCACGTGCGCGGGGAGCCCCTCACGAAGGACGATTTCGTCGACCTCGTGCGCCTCCGCTTGGACCTCGTCTGCGCCATCCACATGGCCCCGAGCGGCGAGCCTCGGGGTGTGTCCTACGCCTACAACGTCCCCACGTACGGCGGTGACGACGAGCTCCCGTACCGCGAGGTCCCGATGCTGCCGCTCTCGCAGCAGAAGGTCGACGTGGGCGAGCTCATGGCCTCGCTCGAGGCCGAGTTCGCGAAGCGCTCCCGGAGCCGCGAGGTGCGCGCCAAAGACGGCCGCGCCATCCTCGTCCACGTCGCGAGCACACGCGCGGGCGAGCTCAAAAAGAGCGATCTCGTCCGCGAGGCCGAGGCGAGCATGCGTGAGCTCCGCGAGCTCTCACGAACGGCCGGGGTCGAGGTGACCGACGCGATCGTCCAGATCCGCGACGCCTTCGACCCGAAGTACGTCATGGGGAAGGGCAAGCTCGACGACGTGATCCTCCGCGCGATCGACAAGGACGCCGAGGTCATCGTCTTCGATCAAAACCTGTCGCCCGCGCAGGCCGCGGCCGTGGCGAGGGTGAGCGACCTCAAGGTCATCGATCGCACGCAGCTCATCTTGGACATCTTCGCCCAGCGGGCCGAGGGGCGTGACGGCAAGCTCCAGGTCGAGCTCGCGCAGCTCAAATACAGCCTCCCGCGCCTCGCCCAGAAAGACGACGCCCTCTCGCGCCTCACGGGCGGTATCGGCGGTCGTGGCCCCGGCGAGACCACCCTCGAGATCGGGCGTCGTCGCGCCAAGGAGCGGGTCTCCCACCTCGAGTCCGAGCTCGCGAAGCTCGAGAGGCGTCGCGAGGAGCGCCGCAAGAAGCGCACGCGGATCCCGATCCCCACGGTCGCCGTGGTGGGCTACACGAACGCGGGGAAGAGCACGCTCCTCAACACGCTCACGGGCGCGAGCGTGCTCGCCGAGGACAAGCTCTTCGCGACCCTCGACACACGGTCGCGTGTGCTGCGCGTCGGCTGGGCGGGGTGGGGCGAACGCGAGGTGGTCGTCACCGACACGGTGGGCTTCATCCGCGATCTGCCCAAGGACCTCTTCGCCGCCTTCCGCGCCACCTTCGAGGAGGCGGCCGACGCCGATCTTTTGCTCCACGTGGTCGACGCGAGCGATCCCGGGCGTGACGATCACGTCCGTACCACGTGCGAGCTGCTCGAGGAGCTCGGCCTCCAGGATCTTCCGCGCCTCGTCGTGTGGAACAAGGTCGACCTGCTCGAGCCGTTCGAGCGGGCTATCCTCGCGAAGACCCACCCCGGCGACGTGCTGCTCTCGGCCACCCAGCGCGAGTCGACGCGCGAGCTGCTGGTCCGCGTCGCCGAGGCCCTCGCGTCGCGTTGGGACGAGGCCGCCAAGGGGCCCGCGCTGGTGCCCGAGGAGGTCCGCTCGGCGCGCGAGCTGCCGGACGTGGGCGACGAGGGAGCGGTGGACGAAGGCGGCGACCTGTCGACCGTCGAGGACATGCTCCGCGCCGCGAACCGACGCGTGCGCAAAGCTCCCCGCCCGAGCTGAGCCGAAGGTAGTCTCGAGGTCCACGGGCCCCCGTCGCCCCAGGCCGGAGGGGCGACGTGAACCCCAAGCCACACCGGGGGTGTGAACACAAACGCCGAAATTCGTGAAGGATTTCGATTCGTTGGGTTGCTTCGTCGTCGGGAGGGTGCATGCTGGTAAACATGTTTGCTCGTTCAACCACTTCATCGATTGTTGCGTTGGGGCTCCTCTTTGCCGCGTCGTCGGCGCGCGCCGACGAGGCTCCGCCCGCGGGTGCTGCTCCTGCCGCGCCGGCGCCCCCGGGAGCGCCCGTGAGAGCGGGCACGGCCGAGCCGCCCCGTGCCTCTGCGCCCGCCGCCGATTCCAAAGGCGTGAGTGAGGCGATCGTGGCCAAGGGGCCGGTGCTGAGGATCCCTCGAGGCGCCGAGGTGCGCGAGGTCGCCCTCGGCTGCGAGGGCCGCGCGGTGCTCGTCGTCGAGTCGCGCGTGTACGTGGCGTGCGGAGACGACGGGGTGGCCGTGGTCGGGCTCGAGCCGGAGCCCGTCCTCCTCGGGCGCATCCCGACCGACGGCGAGGCCGCGGGCCTCTTCGCGCGCGCGGGCAAACCCTGGGTCGAGCTCACGCGGACCGAGGCGCGCCCCCTCGGTGCCCTTCGCGCCCTGGGGCCGTTGCCTCCGTCGGTGCAAGCTCCCAGCGGGGGGCAAGCCGCGCGGACCCCCGAGCCCGCCGAGCGTCCGAAGCTCATCGCGCCCCCTCGGGTCGGCGACGTGACCGAGCTCTCCCTCGGCGGCGCGGCCTTCCTCACGGTCGGCGATCTCGGCGTCGGGATGCTCGCGGGCGCAGGGATCGGACACAGGTTCGAGGCCCCGTTCGCCTTGCGCGCCGAGGCCCATCCGATCGCGATCGGCACGGGAAAACAAGGGGCCGTGGGCGCCTTCACGGGCATCGGGCTCGCGTCGATCGACACGACCTTCTTCGAGATCGGCCTCGGCCTCGGCGCGGGCAAGATCCCGAAGGGCGGCAGCTACGACTATTCGGGCACGGGCACCGCCGTCCAGAGCGATGGCGGCGGCTCGGTCGTGGCCCCCACCTTCGTGCGCATCGGCGCGCGCGACGGGCTCTACTTCTCGGTGCGCACGAGCATCATCGTCCGTCGGGAGGAGTTCGCCTTCGGCTCGGTGGACGTCGTCGGGCAGATCCCGGTGGCCGAGCGTTGGGCCCTCGTCGTCCGCGGGGAGGGGGGCAACATGGGCAGCGCGAGCGGCACCGCCTCGATGCGCTACCGCATCACCGAGACGCGCGGGGCCGGCGCCGCGTTCGTCCAGGGCGGTGGAGGCTACGCGTACCTCGAAGGGGATCCGCGCTGCGAGACGCGGACCACGGTCGGCGGGAGCTACACGTCGTGTTTCACGGCCTCGTACTCGGGGCCGGCGCTCGCCGTCGCCGGGGAGTGGCGCTTCTGACGGCTACGCGCGGCGGACGAGCCTTACGGGCACGTCGCCCTTCGGCCGGAGCGTCACCTTCGGGTCGAGGACGAGCGGCTTCCCCGGGATGCGCTCCGCGCGGAGCTCGCGCACGAGCATGGCCAGCACGAGCACGGCCTCCGTGATGGCGAACGTGTTGCCGATGCAGGTGCGCGGACCACCTCCGAACGGGATGTACGCGAGCTTGTGCCGCTCGGGCGCTCCAGGCAGAAACCTGTTCGGATCGAAGACCTCGGGCTCGGGGAAGAGCTCGGGGTCCCGGTGGAGGAGGAAGGTGCTCACCCCGACGATGGCGCCCTTTCGAATGCGCCCCTCGGCGATCGTGTCGTCCTCCAAGGCCTGCCGCTCGAACGCCCATGCGGGCGGATAGAGCCGCATCGTCTCGTCGACGACCGCGCGGGTCAGGGCGAGCTTCGGCACGTCGTCGAACGTCGGGTCGCGATCCCCCAGGACCTCGCGCACCTCGTCGAGCACGCGCGCCTGCCACGCGGGGTGCTCGGCGAGGCCGTAGAGCGCGAACGCGAGCAGGCTCGCCGTGGTCTCGTGGCCCGCGACCACCAGGGTGAGGGACTCGTCGCGGATCTGTCGGTCGGACATGCGCTCCTTGCCGGTCTCGTCCGTGGCCGAGAGCAGCATCCCGAGCAGGTCGTCTCCCGGATCGGGCTGCCTTCGTCGCTCGTCGACGATGCGCAGCACGAGGTCGTCGAGCGTCCTGAGCGCGCGCTTGAAGGCGAGGTTCTTCGGCGTCGGCAGCCACGGGGGCACCCGGACGAGGGCCTCGGCGTAGTCGTTCGTCCACTCGAGGCCGGTCGTGAGGGCCTCCCCGATGGCGCTCGCCTCGCCCTCGAGATCGACCGAGAAGAGCGCGCGGCCGACGATGGCGAACGTGAGGCGCATCATCGCCTCGTGGACGTGCTCGGGGGCTCCGTGAGTGCGCGCCCGATCGAGCATGCGGCGCGTCGACTCGGTCATCGTGCGCGCGAGCTTCGCGAGCTTCTGCCGGTGGAAGGCGGGCTGCACGAGCCTTCGCTGCCTCTTCCAGAAATCGCCTTCGCTCGTGAGCAGCCCCTGGCCGAACACGACCTTGAGACCGTCGTAGTTTCGGCTCTTCACGTACCCTTGGGCGTTGTCGACGAGCACGTGCTTGATGGAGGCCGGAGAGCTCACCAAGACGTAGTGGTGCGGCCCGAACACGAGCCGAACGGCGCCGGGGTGCGCGGCCTTGGCTTCACCGAAGAGCGCGATGGGATCGTGCCACGCGCGGAGGAGGTGACCGAAATAGGGCACGCGGCTCGTGTACTCGGGCACCTCGGCGGTGGGGGTGGCCTCGGCCCTCGGGGCGCGGGGGCGGGTCGCTCGAGCGGTGGACGCGGGTGTGGTCGCCATGGGGTCCCTCCGGAATGAATGTGAGGATATCCTCACGTTGTGGATGGAACGTGAGGCAATCCTCACGTTGTGTCAAGCGCGCCGGTTCGCCGCCGAAGGCGCGGGCGTGGTAGAGCGGCGTCCGCGTGACCCACGAGAAGCCGACCGAACGATCCGTTCCCGCGCAAAAGAGGAGCCGCGAGCGCCGCGAGCGCATCCTCGAGGCCGCCGCGCAGGTCTTCGCCGAGAAGGGGCTCGGCTTCGCGACGATGGAGGCCATCGCCCACGAGGCCGGCACGTCGATAGGCTCGCTCTACCGCTTCTTCCGCGACAAAGAGGCCATCTTCCAGACCCTCCACGAGGAGCACTTCCAGAAGGCGCGCGCGTTCCTCACGGAGGTCGTCACCGCCGAGGACTTGTCGGCACCCTGGGACACGCTCGTGCGTCGTGTGCTCGGGGCCATCTTCTCGTTCACGCTCGCCGATCCGGCGTTCCGCGCGGTGTGGGCGAGCATGAGCTTCACGGGCGCCATGGTCGTCGAGGGTCAGGCGGAGAATCGGGCGATCGCGCAGTCGATCGCGCCCCTGCTCGGCCAGGTCTTCCCGAAGCTCCCCGACGCGCGGCGGCTGCCGGTCACCACGCTGCTCGTCGAGATCGTGAGCGCCATGACGCTCGTCGCGGCGCAGCGCGAGGGCGCCGAGCGCGAGGCCATCGTCACCGAGTGCCAGGACCTCGTCGTACGCTACCTCGCGCCGTACGCGCCGGACTCTGCCGCACCGCGCAAGCCCTCGAAGGCGCGCGCGCGCGTCGCGCGGTCGAGGTAGCGGCGCTCGCTCACTTTCGGCGAAGGCCCCTTCCCGAAGCCGGCACGGGCGACTAACAAACGCGTCGAGGCCGGCGTGCCGCGGCCCGTGTCGAAAAGAGTAGGAGGCCCCCGTGTCGTCTCGTGTCGTTCGCTCGCCCCGCGGTCCTGAGATTTCGTGCAAAGGCTGGGTGCAAGAGGCCGCTCTGCGCATGCTGCACAACAACCTCGACCCCGAGGTCGCCGAGCGCCCCGAGGACCTCGTCGTCTACGGCGGGACCGGCAAAGCCGCGCGCTCGTGGGACGCGTTCGACGTCATCGTGCGCGAGCTCCGGGACCTCGAGAACGACGAGACGTTGCTCGTCCAGTCCGGCAAGGCCGTCGGCAAGTTTCGCACGCACAAGGACGCCCCGCGTGTCCTCATCGCGAACTCGAACCTCGTAGGCAAGTGGGCGAACTGGGACGACTTCCGCAAGCTCGAGGCGCTCGGCCTCACCATGTACGGCCAGATGACGGCCGGCTCGTGGATCTACATCGGCACCCAAGGCATCCTCCAGGGTACGTACGAGACGTTCGTCGCCGCGCGGCGCGCGTACTCGGCTCGCACAGGCAAAAAGGAGGGCCTCTGGGCGCTCACGGCGGGCCTCGGCGGAATGGGCGGCGCGCAGCCCCTCGCGGCCACCATGGCGGGGATCTCGTGCCTCGCGGTCGAGGTCGCCCCCGAGCGTATCCAGAAGCGCGTCGACACCCGCTACGTCGACGTTCGCATCGACGATCTCGATCGCGCGCTCGAACGCATCGATCGCGCCGTGGGCGAGGACAAACCCGTGTCGGTCGCGCTCTTGGGCAACGCAGCCGAGATTTACCCCGAGCTCGTGAAGCGCGGCATCATCCCCGACTTCGTCACCGAGCAGACGAGCGCACACGACCCCCTGAACGGCTACATCCCGCTCGGGTTCACCCTCGACGAAGCCGCACAGCTCCGCGCCGAGGACCCGGAGGGGTACGTCGAGCGCGCCAAGGCCAGCATGGCCGAAGAGGTCACCGCGATGCTTGCGTTCCAGAAGAGCGGCGCCGAGGTCTTCGACTACGGCAACAACATCCGCGCGTGCGCGAAGGAGGCCGGCTGCGAGCGCGCCTTCGACGTCGAGGGCTTCGTGCCGAAGTACATCCGGCCACTCTTCTGCGAAGGAAAGGGCCCGTTTCGCTGGGCCGCGCTGTCCGGTGACCCCGAGGACATTCGTGTCACCGACGCGTGCGTCCGCGAGCTCATGAAGGACGACGCCGACCTCCAGAGCTGGCTCACGATGGCCGAGGAGCGGGTGAAGTTCCAGGGGCTCCCGTCGCGCATCTGCTGGCTCGGGTACGGCGACCGCAAGCGCATCGGGCTCGCGTTCAACGCGCTCGTGCGCGAGGGCAAGGTGAAGGCTCCCATCGTCATCGGTAGGGACCACCTCGACTGCGGAAGCGTGGCGTCGCCCAACCGCGAGACCGAGGCCATGAAAGACGGCTCCGACGCCATCGCCGACTTCGCCATCCTGAACGCGCTCGTGAACACGGCCGCGGGGGCGAGCTGGGTGTCGTTCCACCACGGCGGTGGGGTGGGCATGGGCATGAGCCTCCACGCCGGCATGGTCGTCGTCGCCGACGGTACCCCGGAGGCGGAGGCCCGCCTCGAGCGAGTGCTCACGAGCGATCCGGGCATGGGGGTCGTCCGGCACGCCGACGCCGGGTACGAAGAGGCGATCGTGTGCGCCAAGGAGCGCGGCGTCCACATCCCCCACATCCCCGGGACGTGACGCGGCGGCCCTCGGGCTACTCGCCGATGGGCGGCAGGGACGACGTCGGGTAGTGCGAGACGCCGACACGGCGCCCGTCGGGATCCCGAAAGTAGAGCGAGTACGGCGTCGAGCCCTCGAGGCTCACGCCGTGCGACGCGAGCTTTCGGAGGAGCGCCGGCCGGTCGGCCTCGTCGATCGCGAAAATCACGGCTTCCATGCACCCTTCGGGGACCGTGGGCTCGCCGGGCTCCGCGTGCTCCAGCATCAGGATGGCCTGCCCGGCGGCGAGCCACTCGCCTCGCGGGGACGTGCGCATGATCGAGAAGCCGAGGAGGTCCTGGTAGAACGCGAGGAGGCGAGGCAGATCGCGCGTTCGAAAGGCGATGTGGTGGACGTGCACACCCGAGGATCCCACGCCGGTCGCCCGTCTGTCTCCTTTCCGGCGCGCCGCCCGGCCGGAAGAGGCAGGTCTTTCGATCGCGTGGCGCCGTCGTGGTAGGAGGGCGTGCCATGTCTCGACAGGTCGTCGTCGCCACCCACGGTCACTGCCTCGACGGGCTCGCGTCCGCCGCCCTCTTCACGCGCCTCCTCCGCCACGTCGACCCGCGCGAGCTGTCGATCCGCTACTTCGCGATGGGCTACGGACCGGGGAGAACGGCGTCCCCGAGCACGTGCTGAACGGGGACGAGAACGTCATCCTGGACTACCGCTTCTCGGCGAGCGAAAAGCTCACTTGGTACTTCGATCACCACGTGAGCGCGTTCGCGACGGAGGCCGAGCGTGTGGCCTTCGCCGAGCGGGTGCGCGCGGGCTCTGTCCCTCGCTTCTTCCACGACGGGGCCTACGGCTCGTGTACGAAGCTCATCTCCGACGTCGGCGCGAAGCACTTCGACCTCGATCCGGCCCCGGTGAAGGCCCTCGTCGATTGGGCGGACATGATCGATCGCGCGGCCTTCCCGAGCGCGAAGATGGCCGTCGAGAAGAAGGAGCCCGTCCTGAAGCTCATGACCGTGGTCGAGCACCTCGGCGACGCGTCGTTCCTCGAGCGCTCCGTGCCCGTCTTGCTCGAGCACGGCATCGAAGCGCTCGCGGAGCTGCCCCTCGTACGCGGCGCCTATGCTCCTTTCGAGGCCGAGCAGCACAAGTTCGTCGCGCTCGTCGAAGAGCGCGCCAAGATCGTGGGAGACACCGTTCTCGTCGACCTCACCGAGACCGAGCTCGACACGGCCCCCAAGTTCGTCACCTACGCGCTCTTCCCGAAGAGCCTCTACTCGGTGGTCGTCACCCGCTCGAAGAAGAAGTGCAAGCTCTCGATCGGCTATAACCCCTGGTGCGGGGTGCCGCGCACCCACGACATCGCCCGCATCTGCGAGCGCCACGGCGGGGGAGGGCACCCGGTCGTCGGGGCGATTTCCCTGCCATCCGACGAGACCTCGACGGCCAAGGCGCGCGGGCTCGCGTCCGACATCGCCCTCGAGCTCGCGACGCCCAAGACGTGAGAAGGAGGACCGTGTCATGGCACTAGAGAGGTTCGACGAAGACGCCCCGAGGCCCGTACCGAAGCTCCCCGAACAGGACGGCGCGACCCTCGTGCGCCTCGTCGGGGTGATGCGGCGTTTGCTCGCCGAGGACGGCTGCCCGTGGGATCGCGAGCAGTCGTTCGAGTCGCTACGAAAGTACGTGCTCGAAGAGGCTTGCGAGGTGATCGACGCCATCGAGTCGAAGGACCGCGCGGCCCTCCGCGAGGAGCTCGGCGACCTCTTGCTCCAGGTGGTCTTCCAGGCGGAGCTGGGCAGGCGCGAGGGCTCGTTCGCCATCGACGACGTCGTCTCGGGCATCGTCGAGAAGCTCGTCACTCGGCACCCGCACGTGTTCGGCGATCTCGAGGCGAACGACGCCGACGAGGTGCTCCGGAACTGGGAGATGCTGAAGGCGAAGGAGAAGGCGGGCCGCGGTATCCTCGGTGGGGTCCCGAAGAGCCTCCCGGCCCTCACGCGGGCGCAGCGCATCGGCGAGAAGGTCGCCCGTGTCGGGTTCGATTGGGCCGACGAGAAGGGCAGCTTCGCCAAGGTTCGAGAGGAGGTCGGTGAGCTCGAGGCGGCCCTCCTGGCGGGTGACGCGCACGCCGTCGAAGAGGAGCTGGGGGACGCGCTCTTCGCGCTCGTGAACCTCTCGCGTCACGCGAAGGTCGACGCCGAGGGCGCCCTCCGGCGGACGATCGACAAGTTTACCCGCCGGTTCGGGCACGTCGAGGCGCGGGTGAACGAGGTCCACGGGGGCTTCGGCGAGCCGGGCAAGGGCACGCTGCCCCTCGCCACGTTGGACGGGTACTGGGAAGAGGCGAAGCGGGCCGAGCGCTAAGTCCCTCCGAGCACCGCCGGCGGTGCCCGGAAGCACAGCCGGCGGTGCTCGTGTAGGATCGGGGCATGCTGCCCGTGAAGGTCACCGTAGCCGTAGGAAAGAAGATCGTGTCGCTGGACGAGGTGCGTGACGTCCGCATCAAGCGAGGCTTGGAGGATGCGGCGCGCTCGGTCGGGACCCAGCTCGCCACGCTGCGCTGCGCGACCCACGGGAAGACGGCCACGGACGTGAGGCTCCACTTCGACGCGGCTGGCAACGGCGATCTCAAGTACGAGTCGTGCTGCGAGGCCCTCGGTCGCGTCATCTCGCGCGCCCTCGGCTGAAGGCTCCCTACGCGCCGAAGCGACCGGGGACCTCGACCACGAACGAGCCGCGCGGCTCCTCGGAGACCTCGACGTCGAGGCCGAGGAAGGCCCGGACCACGGCGCGCTGGGCGTCGAAGTGCGGCGTCGGGCGCACGGTGCGGAAGGTGCCGCCGCGGCCGAGCGCCAGCGGCAACACGAGCTGGTCGGCGAGGTGCTCGCAGACGGGCACGTCCGCTGCGGCGAGGGCGGCCACGAGCGCCCCCACCGACCCACCGATCCGCTCGGCCGGCGCGCCCTTCTCTCCGAAGCCCGTGACCACGTGGGTCGCTTGCTCGTAGACGAGGGTCACGACGAGCGCGTTCCCGGGGCCGACGGGATCCCGCACCACCTCGGGCCGGAGGTCGGCGCGCTTCGAGAGCCCTGCGACGCTCGCAAGCGTCTCGAGCTCGCGGAGCGCGATGTTCGACGGGAGGGCCGACACGATGGCGCGCCCCCGCTCGGCGAGGCGCTTGCCCGTCTCGAGCAGCTCGATACGCGACGGGCATGCGCCCCCGGCGATGGCGACCTCGACCCGGCCTCCGCCGGCAGGGAAAAAACCGGGCCGAACGAGGGTCGCTTCGGCGTGGTACCCGATCTTCGCGAGGGTAGGGAGGAGCGCCTCGGCCACGAACGGAAAAGGAGGCGCCGCCGGGTTGTGCGTGCCCCCTTCGAGCACGAGGCGCGAAGGGCCTTCGGCGATGGAGAGCGGGAGGAGCACGGTCGCGAGCACGAGCAAACACGAGCCCGCGGTTCCCACCTTGAAGGTGTGCTCGCCCGCCGTGACCCTCCCCGGCCTGAAGACGAGCTCGGTCGAGCCCATGCGGGCGCCGGTGACGTCCGCGTTCGAGATGGCCTCGGCGGCGAGGGTCGAGGCGAGGTGCTGGCGGAGGAGGCCCGGTCGCCCGCGCTTCTTTCGGATGTTGGTGATCGTGAAGGGCTTCTGGGTGGCGAGCGAGAGCGTGAGCGACGAGCGCAGGACCTGCCCGCCGCCCTCTCCCGTGGTGCCGTCGATGGTGATCATGGTGGTGGTCCTTCGTTCCTTCGTAGGCGCACCCTCGCGGGGCGCGTCATCCCTTCACGCAGACGACCTGGCGGAGCTCGTGGACGACGTCCACGAGATCGTCCTGCGCCTTCATCACGGCGTCGATGGGTTTGTAGGCCGCCGGGGTCTCGTCGAGCACGTCGAGGTCCTTGCGGCACTCGATGCCCTTCGTGGCCTCGGCGTGGTCCTCCAGGGAGAAGAGCTCGCGCGCCTTGGTGCGGCTATGGACACGCCCCGCGCCGTGGCTGCACGACGAGAAGGCGTGAGCGTTCCCCTTTCCACGCACGATGTACGAGCGCGCCCCCATGCTCCCGGGGATGATGCCGAGATCCCCCGCTCCCGCGCGCACCGCGCCCTTGCGGGTCACGAGCAGGCGCTCGCCGAAGTGGGTCTCCTCGGACACATAGTTGTGGTGGCAGTTCACCGCGACGTCGCACGTCTCGAAGG from Myxococcales bacterium carries:
- the efp gene encoding elongation factor P, yielding MASTTDIRKGLKIQIDGVPYHIVDHQFVKPGKGQSFTRCRVRNLTNGNVVERTWKSGDSVELADVEDRTMTYSWSEGESFVFMDPNTGDQIYLEKNKVGDEQRFLSEGLEVEVTLFNGNPIGIDMPPNVVMQVVSSEPGVKGDTASGATKPATLATGTTVNVPLFIKEGEWIKVDTSTGQYLERVNK
- the hflX gene encoding GTPase HflX — its product is MEIFGNKTGLSPAHVRALERIGRRRVPADTLATPELVRAMTDVSFETGRQVGALVHRSGTIDTVVVGDAGRLMLPDIGRLRAAQGRFRGVRLVHTHVRGEPLTKDDFVDLVRLRLDLVCAIHMAPSGEPRGVSYAYNVPTYGGDDELPYREVPMLPLSQQKVDVGELMASLEAEFAKRSRSREVRAKDGRAILVHVASTRAGELKKSDLVREAEASMRELRELSRTAGVEVTDAIVQIRDAFDPKYVMGKGKLDDVILRAIDKDAEVIVFDQNLSPAQAAAVARVSDLKVIDRTQLILDIFAQRAEGRDGKLQVELAQLKYSLPRLAQKDDALSRLTGGIGGRGPGETTLEIGRRRAKERVSHLESELAKLERRREERRKKRTRIPIPTVAVVGYTNAGKSTLLNTLTGASVLAEDKLFATLDTRSRVLRVGWAGWGEREVVVTDTVGFIRDLPKDLFAAFRATFEEAADADLLLHVVDASDPGRDDHVRTTCELLEELGLQDLPRLVVWNKVDLLEPFERAILAKTHPGDVLLSATQRESTRELLVRVAEALASRWDEAAKGPALVPEEVRSARELPDVGDEGAVDEGGDLSTVEDMLRAANRRVRKAPRPS
- a CDS encoding cytochrome P450, which codes for MATTPASTARATRPRAPRAEATPTAEVPEYTSRVPYFGHLLRAWHDPIALFGEAKAAHPGAVRLVFGPHHYVLVSSPASIKHVLVDNAQGYVKSRNYDGLKVVFGQGLLTSEGDFWKRQRRLVQPAFHRQKLAKLARTMTESTRRMLDRARTHGAPEHVHEAMMRLTFAIVGRALFSVDLEGEASAIGEALTTGLEWTNDYAEALVRVPPWLPTPKNLAFKRALRTLDDLVLRIVDERRRQPDPGDDLLGMLLSATDETGKERMSDRQIRDESLTLVVAGHETTASLLAFALYGLAEHPAWQARVLDEVREVLGDRDPTFDDVPKLALTRAVVDETMRLYPPAWAFERQALEDDTIAEGRIRKGAIVGVSTFLLHRDPELFPEPEVFDPNRFLPGAPERHKLAYIPFGGGPRTCIGNTFAITEAVLVLAMLVRELRAERIPGKPLVLDPKVTLRPKGDVPVRLVRRA
- a CDS encoding TetR/AcrR family transcriptional regulator, giving the protein MTHEKPTERSVPAQKRSRERRERILEAAAQVFAEKGLGFATMEAIAHEAGTSIGSLYRFFRDKEAIFQTLHEEHFQKARAFLTEVVTAEDLSAPWDTLVRRVLGAIFSFTLADPAFRAVWASMSFTGAMVVEGQAENRAIAQSIAPLLGQVFPKLPDARRLPVTTLLVEIVSAMTLVAAQREGAEREAIVTECQDLVVRYLAPYAPDSAAPRKPSKARARVARSR
- the hutU gene encoding urocanate hydratase, whose amino-acid sequence is MSSRVVRSPRGPEISCKGWVQEAALRMLHNNLDPEVAERPEDLVVYGGTGKAARSWDAFDVIVRELRDLENDETLLVQSGKAVGKFRTHKDAPRVLIANSNLVGKWANWDDFRKLEALGLTMYGQMTAGSWIYIGTQGILQGTYETFVAARRAYSARTGKKEGLWALTAGLGGMGGAQPLAATMAGISCLAVEVAPERIQKRVDTRYVDVRIDDLDRALERIDRAVGEDKPVSVALLGNAAEIYPELVKRGIIPDFVTEQTSAHDPLNGYIPLGFTLDEAAQLRAEDPEGYVERAKASMAEEVTAMLAFQKSGAEVFDYGNNIRACAKEAGCERAFDVEGFVPKYIRPLFCEGKGPFRWAALSGDPEDIRVTDACVRELMKDDADLQSWLTMAEERVKFQGLPSRICWLGYGDRKRIGLAFNALVREGKVKAPIVIGRDHLDCGSVASPNRETEAMKDGSDAIADFAILNALVNTAAGASWVSFHHGGGVGMGMSLHAGMVVVADGTPEAEARLERVLTSDPGMGVVRHADAGYEEAIVCAKERGVHIPHIPGT
- a CDS encoding VOC family protein; amino-acid sequence: MGSSGVHVHHIAFRTRDLPRLLAFYQDLLGFSIMRTSPRGEWLAAGQAILMLEHAEPGEPTVPEGCMEAVIFAIDEADRPALLRKLASHGVSLEGSTPYSLYFRDPDGRRVGVSHYPTSSLPPIGE
- the mazG gene encoding nucleoside triphosphate pyrophosphohydrolase; this encodes MALERFDEDAPRPVPKLPEQDGATLVRLVGVMRRLLAEDGCPWDREQSFESLRKYVLEEACEVIDAIESKDRAALREELGDLLLQVVFQAELGRREGSFAIDDVVSGIVEKLVTRHPHVFGDLEANDADEVLRNWEMLKAKEKAGRGILGGVPKSLPALTRAQRIGEKVARVGFDWADEKGSFAKVREEVGELEAALLAGDAHAVEEELGDALFALVNLSRHAKVDAEGALRRTIDKFTRRFGHVEARVNEVHGGFGEPGKGTLPLATLDGYWEEAKRAER
- a CDS encoding RNA 3'-terminal phosphate cyclase; this translates as MITIDGTTGEGGGQVLRSSLTLSLATQKPFTITNIRKKRGRPGLLRQHLASTLAAEAISNADVTGARMGSTELVFRPGRVTAGEHTFKVGTAGSCLLVLATVLLPLSIAEGPSRLVLEGGTHNPAAPPFPFVAEALLPTLAKIGYHAEATLVRPGFFPAGGGRVEVAIAGGACPSRIELLETGKRLAERGRAIVSALPSNIALRELETLASVAGLSKRADLRPEVVRDPVGPGNALVVTLVYEQATHVVTGFGEKGAPAERIGGSVGALVAALAAADVPVCEHLADQLVLPLALGRGGTFRTVRPTPHFDAQRAVVRAFLGLDVEVSEEPRGSFVVEVPGRFGA